The following proteins are co-located in the Citrobacter freundii ATCC 8090 = MTCC 1658 = NBRC 12681 genome:
- the cysG gene encoding siroheme synthase CysG, with product MDHLPIFCQLRDRDCLIVGGGDVAERKARLLLEAGARLTVNALAFIPQFKVWADEGMLTLVEGPFDESLLNTCWLAIAATDDDAVNQSVSTAAESRRIFCNVVDAPKTASFIMPSIIDRSPLMVAVSSGGTSPVLARLLRERLESVLPQHLGQVAQYAGKLRSRVKQQFASMGERRRFWEKLFVNDRLAQSLANNDLKAVEETTEQMLSEPLDHRGEVVLVGAGPGDAGLLTLKGLQQIQQADVVVYDRLVSDDIMNLVRRDADRVFVGKRAGYHCVPQEEINQILLREAQQGKRVVRLKGGDPFIFGRGGEELETLCHAGIPFSVVPGITAASGCSAYSGIPLTHRDYAQSVRLVTGHLKTGGELDWENLAAEKQTLVFYMGLNQAATIQEKLIEFGMQPDMTVALVENGTSVKQRVVNGVLTQLGELAQQVESPALIIVGRVVGLRDKLNWFSNH from the coding sequence GTGGACCATTTGCCTATATTTTGTCAACTACGTGACCGCGACTGCTTGATCGTCGGCGGTGGTGATGTCGCAGAACGCAAAGCGCGGTTACTGCTGGAAGCGGGCGCCCGTTTAACGGTTAATGCACTGGCGTTTATTCCGCAGTTCAAAGTATGGGCAGATGAAGGCATGCTGACGCTGGTTGAGGGACCGTTCGATGAGTCCCTGCTCAACACCTGCTGGCTGGCTATTGCCGCCACCGATGACGATGCCGTCAACCAAAGCGTCAGCACCGCCGCGGAGTCACGCCGTATCTTCTGCAACGTGGTCGACGCGCCAAAAACAGCCAGTTTTATCATGCCCTCCATTATCGACCGCTCGCCGCTGATGGTGGCGGTCTCCTCCGGCGGGACATCGCCGGTGCTTGCCCGTCTGCTGCGTGAAAGGCTTGAATCCGTACTGCCTCAGCATTTGGGCCAGGTCGCACAATATGCCGGCAAGTTGCGCTCCCGGGTGAAGCAACAGTTTGCCAGCATGGGTGAACGTCGCCGCTTCTGGGAAAAATTGTTCGTGAATGACCGCCTGGCGCAGTCGCTGGCGAACAATGACCTAAAAGCCGTCGAGGAAACCACCGAGCAAATGCTCAGCGAACCGCTGGATCACCGTGGTGAAGTGGTACTGGTTGGCGCCGGTCCTGGCGATGCCGGCCTGCTGACGCTGAAAGGGCTACAGCAGATCCAGCAAGCGGATGTCGTGGTCTATGACCGCCTGGTTTCCGACGACATCATGAACCTTGTACGCCGCGATGCAGACCGGGTGTTCGTCGGCAAACGTGCGGGCTATCACTGCGTACCGCAGGAAGAGATCAATCAGATCCTGCTGCGTGAAGCACAGCAGGGCAAGCGCGTGGTACGACTGAAAGGTGGCGACCCATTCATCTTTGGCCGTGGTGGCGAAGAGCTGGAAACGCTGTGCCATGCCGGTATTCCATTCTCTGTAGTGCCTGGTATTACCGCAGCCTCTGGTTGTTCTGCCTATTCCGGCATTCCACTGACCCATCGTGATTACGCTCAGAGCGTGCGTCTGGTTACCGGACACCTGAAAACCGGCGGTGAGCTGGACTGGGAAAACCTGGCGGCCGAGAAACAGACGCTGGTTTTCTACATGGGACTGAATCAGGCAGCCACCATCCAGGAAAAACTGATTGAATTTGGCATGCAGCCTGATATGACCGTCGCGCTGGTAGAAAACGGGACTTCCGTGAAGCAACGCGTCGTCAACGGGGTTCTGACACAGCTCGGCGAGCTGGCACAGCAGGTTGAAAGTCCGGCGCTGATTATCGTCGGTCGCGTGGTTGGACTACGCGATAAGCTGAACTGGTTCTCGAATCATTAA
- the nirC gene encoding nitrite transporter NirC: MFTDTINKCAANAARIARLSANNPLGFWVSSAMAGAYVGLGIILIFTLGNLLDPSVRPLVMGATFGIALTLVIIAGSELFTGHTMFLTLGVKAGTISHGQMWAILPQTWLGNLVGSVFVALLYSWGGGSLLPVDTSIVHSVALAKTTAPATVLFFKGALCNWLVCLAIWMAIRTEGAAKFLAIWWCLLAFIASGYEHSVANMTLFALSWFGHHSEAYTLSGIGHNLLWVTLGNTLSGVVFMGLGYWYATPKSERPAPAKINQPEAAANN, translated from the coding sequence ATGTTCACAGACACTATCAATAAGTGTGCGGCTAACGCTGCGCGCATCGCACGCCTGTCGGCAAATAACCCGCTCGGGTTCTGGGTCAGTTCGGCAATGGCAGGGGCCTACGTTGGCCTCGGCATCATCCTTATTTTTACCCTCGGTAACCTGCTCGACCCGTCCGTACGTCCGCTGGTGATGGGTGCAACCTTTGGTATCGCCTTAACGCTGGTTATTATTGCCGGTTCAGAACTGTTTACCGGTCACACCATGTTCCTGACGCTCGGCGTCAAAGCGGGCACCATCAGCCACGGCCAAATGTGGGCTATCCTACCGCAAACCTGGCTGGGAAATCTGGTCGGATCCGTGTTTGTCGCCCTGCTTTATAGCTGGGGAGGCGGCAGTCTGCTGCCGGTCGATACCAGCATCGTCCATTCGGTCGCGCTGGCGAAAACCACCGCGCCTGCAACGGTGCTGTTCTTTAAAGGCGCACTGTGTAACTGGTTGGTTTGTCTGGCAATATGGATGGCAATCCGTACCGAAGGCGCGGCAAAATTCCTCGCTATCTGGTGGTGTCTGCTGGCGTTTATCGCTTCAGGCTACGAGCACTCGGTGGCCAACATGACGCTGTTTGCCCTCTCCTGGTTCGGTCATCACAGCGAAGCTTATACCCTGTCAGGAATTGGTCATAACCTGCTGTGGGTGACACTCGGTAATACTTTGTCCGGTGTCGTATTCATGGGATTAGGTTATTGGTATGCTACGCCAAAATCGGAGCGTCCGGCTCCGGCAAAAATCAACCAGCCAGAGGCGGCTGCTAATAATTAA
- the nirD gene encoding nitrite reductase small subunit NirD — MSQWKNICKIDDILPATGVCALLGNEQVAIFRPYHSDQVFAISNIDPFFESSVLSRGLIAEHQGELWVASPLKKQRFRLSDGLCMEDEQFSVKHYEARVKDGTVQLRG, encoded by the coding sequence ATGAGCCAGTGGAAAAACATCTGCAAAATCGATGACATTCTGCCTGCAACAGGCGTCTGCGCCCTGTTAGGTAACGAGCAGGTTGCGATTTTCCGCCCGTATCACAGCGACCAGGTGTTTGCGATCAGCAACATCGACCCGTTCTTTGAGTCCAGCGTGCTTTCTCGTGGGCTGATTGCTGAACATCAGGGCGAATTGTGGGTTGCCAGCCCGCTGAAAAAACAGCGTTTTCGTTTAAGCGACGGACTGTGCATGGAAGACGAACAGTTCTCCGTGAAACATTACGAAGCGCGAGTGAAAGACGGCACGGTGCAACTGCGCGGTTAA
- the nirB gene encoding NADPH-nitrite reductase large subunit → MSKVRLAIIGNGMVGHRFIEDLLDKSDAANFDITVFCEEPRKAYDRVHLSSYFSHHTAEELSLVREGFYEKHGVKVLVGERAITINRQEKVIHSSAGRTVYYDKLIMATGSYPWIPPIKGSETQDCFVYRTIEDLNAIESCARRSKRGAVVGGGLLGLEAAGALKSLGVETHVIEFAPMLMAEQLDHMGGEQLRRKIESMGVRVHTSKNTKEIVQEGTEARKTMRFADGSELEVDFIVFSTGIRPRDKLATQCGLDVAPRGGIVINDTCQTSDPDIYAIGECAIWNNRVYGLVAPGYKMAQVAVDHILETENAFEGADLSAKLKLLGVDVGGIGDAHARTPGARSYVYLDESKEVYKRLIVSEDNKTLLGAVLVGDTSDYGNLLQLVLNAIELPENPDSLILPAHAGSGKPSIGVDKLPDSAQICSCFDVTKGMLVAAINKGCHTVAALKAETKAGTGCGGCIPLVTQVLNAELAKQGIEVNNNLCEHFPYSRQELFHLIRVEGIKTFEELLAKHGKGYGCEVCKPTVGSLLASCWNEYILKPQHTPLQDTNDNFLANIQKDGTYSVIPRSAGGEITPEGLVAVGRIAREFNLYTKITGSQRIGLFGAQKDDLPEIWRQLIEAGFETGHAYAKALRMAKTCVGSTWCRYGVGDSVGFGVELENRYKGIRTPHKMKFGVSGCTRECAEAQGKDVGIIATEKGWNLYVCGNGGMKPRHADLLAADIDRETLLKYLDRFMMFYIRTADKLTRTAPWLDNLEGGIEYLKSVIIDDKLGLNQHLEEEMARLREAVVCEWTETVNTPSAQVRFKHFINSDKRDPNVQVVPEREQHRPATPYERIPVTLVEENA, encoded by the coding sequence ATGAGCAAAGTCAGACTCGCTATTATCGGTAATGGTATGGTCGGCCATCGCTTTATTGAGGATCTTCTTGATAAATCCGACGCTGCCAATTTTGATATTACCGTCTTCTGTGAAGAACCCCGCAAAGCATACGACCGCGTACACCTGTCTTCCTACTTCTCCCACCACACCGCCGAAGAGCTTTCTCTGGTGCGTGAAGGATTCTACGAGAAGCACGGCGTTAAGGTGTTAGTGGGCGAGCGCGCAATTACCATTAACCGCCAGGAGAAAGTAATCCACTCCAGCGCAGGTCGTACGGTTTACTACGATAAGCTAATCATGGCGACGGGCTCTTACCCGTGGATCCCACCGATTAAAGGTTCGGAAACCCAGGACTGCTTCGTTTACCGCACCATCGAAGACCTCAACGCGATTGAGTCTTGCGCGCGCCGTAGCAAACGCGGTGCCGTGGTCGGCGGCGGCCTGCTGGGCCTGGAAGCCGCTGGTGCGCTGAAAAGCCTCGGCGTTGAAACCCACGTGATTGAATTCGCCCCAATGCTGATGGCTGAACAGCTGGATCATATGGGTGGCGAGCAGTTACGTCGCAAAATTGAAAGTATGGGCGTGCGTGTGCACACCAGCAAAAACACCAAAGAGATCGTTCAGGAAGGCACCGAAGCGCGCAAAACCATGCGTTTTGCCGACGGTAGCGAACTGGAAGTCGATTTCATCGTCTTCTCTACCGGTATTCGTCCACGCGACAAACTGGCCACCCAGTGCGGCCTTGACGTCGCGCCACGCGGCGGTATCGTCATTAACGACACCTGCCAGACTTCTGACCCGGACATCTATGCCATCGGCGAATGCGCAATCTGGAACAACCGCGTGTATGGTCTGGTCGCTCCTGGCTACAAAATGGCGCAGGTTGCCGTTGACCATATTCTCGAAACTGAAAACGCCTTTGAAGGCGCGGACCTGAGCGCCAAGCTGAAGCTGCTCGGCGTTGACGTCGGCGGTATTGGTGACGCGCATGCTCGCACGCCGGGCGCACGTAGCTATGTCTATCTCGACGAAAGCAAAGAAGTCTACAAACGCCTGATCGTTAGCGAAGATAACAAAACCCTGCTCGGCGCGGTTCTGGTTGGCGACACCAGCGATTACGGCAATCTGCTGCAGTTGGTGCTGAACGCCATTGAACTACCGGAAAATCCAGATTCACTGATTCTGCCAGCACACGCGGGCAGCGGTAAGCCATCTATCGGTGTCGATAAACTGCCGGACAGCGCGCAGATTTGCTCCTGCTTTGACGTCACCAAAGGCATGCTGGTTGCCGCTATCAACAAAGGCTGCCATACCGTTGCGGCGCTGAAAGCGGAAACCAAAGCCGGTACCGGCTGTGGCGGTTGTATCCCGCTGGTAACGCAGGTCCTGAACGCCGAACTGGCGAAACAGGGTATCGAAGTTAACAACAACCTGTGCGAACACTTCCCGTATTCACGTCAGGAACTGTTCCACCTGATCCGCGTAGAAGGCATTAAAACTTTCGAAGAGTTGCTGGCTAAACACGGTAAAGGTTACGGCTGCGAAGTGTGTAAACCTACCGTGGGTTCCCTGCTGGCGTCCTGCTGGAATGAGTACATCCTCAAACCACAGCACACGCCGCTGCAGGACACCAACGACAACTTCCTGGCCAATATCCAAAAAGACGGTACTTACTCCGTGATCCCGCGCTCTGCGGGCGGTGAAATTACCCCTGAAGGCCTGGTGGCCGTGGGCCGTATCGCGCGTGAGTTTAACCTGTACACCAAAATTACCGGTTCTCAGCGTATCGGTCTGTTCGGCGCGCAGAAAGATGACCTGCCGGAAATCTGGCGTCAGCTGATTGAAGCGGGTTTTGAAACCGGCCACGCGTATGCCAAAGCGCTGCGTATGGCGAAAACCTGCGTAGGTAGCACCTGGTGTCGTTATGGCGTCGGCGATAGCGTCGGCTTCGGCGTGGAGCTGGAAAATCGCTACAAAGGCATTCGTACCCCGCACAAAATGAAATTCGGCGTCTCCGGTTGTACCCGCGAATGTGCGGAAGCTCAGGGCAAAGACGTGGGTATCATCGCCACTGAGAAAGGCTGGAACCTGTACGTTTGCGGTAACGGCGGGATGAAACCTCGCCATGCAGACCTGCTGGCAGCAGATATCGATCGCGAAACGCTGCTCAAGTATCTTGATCGTTTCATGATGTTCTACATCCGTACCGCCGACAAACTGACCCGTACCGCACCGTGGTTAGACAATCTGGAAGGCGGCATCGAGTATCTGAAGTCCGTCATCATCGACGACAAGCTGGGCCTGAACCAGCATCTTGAAGAAGAGATGGCCCGTCTGCGTGAAGCGGTGGTCTGCGAGTGGACAGAAACCGTTAACACTCCATCCGCGCAGGTTCGCTTCAAACACTTTATCAACAGCGATAAACGCGATCCGAATGTCCAGGTTGTGCCTGAACGTGAACAACATCGTCCGGCCACGCCTTATGAGCGTATCCCGGTGACTCTGGTGGAGGAAAACGCATGA
- the tsgA gene encoding MFS transporter TsgA, which yields MTNSNRIKLTWISFLSYALTGALVIVTGMVMGNIADYFHLPVSSMSNTFTFLNAGILISIFLNAWLMEIVPLKTQLRFGFILMVLAVAGLMLSHSLALFSAAMFVLGLVSGITMSIGTFLVTQMYEGRQRGSRLLFTDSFFSMAGMIFPMVAAFLLARSIEWYWVYACIGLVYVAIFLLTFGCEFPALGKHAQQSDAPVVKEKWGIGVLFLAIAALCYILGQLGFISWVPEYAKSLGMSLNDAGKLVSDFWMSYMVGMWAFSFILRFFDLQRILTVLAGLATVLMYLFITGTPEHMPWFILTLGFFSSAIYTTIITLGSQQTKVASPKLVNFVLTCGTIGTMLTFVVTGPIVAHSGPQAALQTANGLYAVVFVMCFILGFVTRHRQHNAPATH from the coding sequence ATGACTAACAGCAATCGCATCAAGCTCACATGGATTAGCTTTCTCTCCTACGCCCTGACAGGTGCGTTGGTAATTGTCACCGGGATGGTGATGGGAAACATCGCAGATTACTTCCATTTGCCCGTTTCCAGCATGAGTAACACCTTCACCTTCCTGAATGCCGGCATTCTGATCTCTATCTTTCTAAATGCATGGCTAATGGAAATCGTGCCCCTGAAAACCCAGTTGCGCTTCGGCTTTATCCTGATGGTACTGGCAGTCGCCGGACTGATGCTCAGCCATAGCCTGGCCTTGTTCTCTGCCGCCATGTTTGTATTGGGTCTTGTGAGCGGTATAACCATGTCGATTGGTACGTTCCTGGTAACTCAAATGTACGAAGGTCGCCAGCGCGGTTCCCGCCTGCTGTTTACTGACTCCTTCTTCAGCATGGCCGGTATGATTTTCCCGATGGTTGCCGCGTTCCTGTTAGCGCGCAGCATCGAATGGTATTGGGTCTATGCCTGCATCGGCCTGGTATACGTCGCTATTTTCCTGCTGACCTTTGGTTGTGAATTTCCGGCACTGGGTAAACACGCTCAGCAGTCAGACGCGCCGGTAGTAAAAGAAAAATGGGGGATTGGCGTGCTGTTTCTGGCGATCGCCGCGCTGTGCTACATCCTCGGTCAGTTGGGCTTTATCTCCTGGGTTCCGGAATACGCCAAAAGCCTGGGTATGAGCCTGAACGACGCAGGTAAACTGGTCAGCGACTTCTGGATGTCTTACATGGTTGGCATGTGGGCGTTTAGCTTCATTCTGCGTTTCTTCGATTTGCAACGCATCCTGACCGTACTGGCGGGTCTGGCCACCGTACTGATGTATCTGTTTATCACGGGTACGCCGGAACATATGCCGTGGTTCATTCTAACGCTGGGCTTCTTCTCCAGCGCGATTTATACCACCATCATTACCCTTGGATCCCAGCAGACGAAGGTCGCCTCACCCAAACTGGTTAACTTCGTTCTGACCTGCGGCACCATCGGTACTATGCTCACCTTCGTGGTAACCGGCCCTATTGTGGCACATAGCGGCCCACAGGCGGCATTGCAGACGGCTAACGGCTTATATGCGGTTGTATTCGTAATGTGCTTTATTCTTGGCTTCGTCACGCGTCATCGCCAGCATAACGCGCCAGCAACGCATTAA
- the ppiA gene encoding peptidylprolyl isomerase A gives MLKSTLAAVAAVLALSALSPAALAAKGDPHVLLTTSAGNIELELNSQKAPVSVQNFVDYVNSGFYNNTTFHRVIPGFMVQGGGFTEQMQQKKPNPPIKNEADNGLRNTRGTIAMARTADKDSATSQFFINIADNAFLDHGQRDFGYAVFGKVVKGMDVADKISQVQTHDVGPYQNVPSKPIVILSAKVLP, from the coding sequence ATGCTCAAATCGACTCTGGCGGCTGTTGCAGCTGTTCTCGCTCTTTCTGCTCTCTCTCCCGCAGCACTGGCAGCAAAAGGTGACCCTCATGTTCTGCTGACAACCTCTGCTGGTAACATTGAGCTGGAGCTGAACAGTCAGAAAGCCCCGGTTTCAGTGCAAAACTTTGTCGATTATGTCAACAGCGGTTTCTATAACAACACTACGTTCCACCGTGTGATCCCTGGCTTCATGGTGCAGGGTGGCGGTTTTACCGAGCAGATGCAGCAGAAGAAACCTAACCCGCCAATCAAGAATGAAGCCGATAACGGACTGCGTAATACCCGCGGCACGATTGCTATGGCGCGCACTGCGGATAAAGACAGCGCGACCAGCCAGTTCTTTATCAACATTGCAGACAACGCTTTCCTCGATCACGGCCAGCGCGACTTTGGCTATGCTGTCTTCGGAAAAGTTGTGAAAGGTATGGATGTCGCGGATAAGATCTCTCAGGTACAGACCCATGATGTCGGTCCATACCAGAATGTTCCGTCAAAACCGATTGTTATCCTTTCTGCTAAAGTTCTGCCGTAA
- a CDS encoding YhfG family protein — protein MKKLTDKQKSRLWEQRRNANFQASRRLEGVDILRVTLSAEDALARLEELRRHYER, from the coding sequence GTGAAAAAACTCACCGATAAACAAAAGTCCAGGCTGTGGGAACAGCGGCGAAACGCCAATTTCCAGGCCAGCCGACGGCTGGAAGGCGTAGATATTCTACGGGTTACTCTGAGTGCTGAAGACGCTCTGGCGCGTCTTGAAGAGCTGAGGAGGCACTATGAGCGATAA
- a CDS encoding putative adenosine monophosphate-protein transferase Fic, with product MSDKFGDGRDPYLYPGLNVMRNRLGIHQAQRLAQAAYELTALRAATIELGPLKRGLPHLCAIHRQLYRDIFDWAGHLREVDIYQGDTRFCHFAYIEKEGNALMQDLEDESWLVGLPEDKFVDRLAHYYCEINVLHPFRIGSGLAQRIFFEQLAIHAGYVLSWDGIPVEEWNQANQSGAMGDLSALRAIFRKVVSEAPETE from the coding sequence ATGAGCGATAAATTCGGTGATGGTCGCGACCCGTATTTATATCCGGGCCTGAATGTCATGCGTAACCGTCTGGGGATTCATCAGGCGCAGCGTTTGGCGCAGGCGGCTTATGAACTGACGGCGCTGCGTGCGGCGACTATCGAATTGGGGCCGCTTAAACGGGGCTTACCGCACCTGTGCGCCATTCATCGCCAGCTGTATCGGGATATTTTTGACTGGGCGGGACACCTGCGCGAAGTCGATATTTACCAGGGCGATACTCGCTTTTGCCATTTCGCCTATATCGAGAAAGAGGGCAATGCACTGATGCAGGACCTGGAAGATGAGTCCTGGCTGGTGGGATTACCGGAAGACAAGTTTGTCGATCGTCTTGCGCACTATTATTGCGAAATCAATGTGCTGCATCCGTTTCGCATTGGTAGCGGTCTGGCGCAGCGTATTTTCTTCGAACAGTTAGCGATTCATGCAGGGTATGTGCTGAGCTGGGATGGCATTCCGGTTGAGGAGTGGAATCAGGCTAATCAGAGCGGGGCGATGGGTGACCTGTCTGCACTGCGGGCGATATTTCGTAAAGTGGTAAGCGAAGCACCGGAAACTGAGTAG
- the pabA gene encoding aminodeoxychorismate synthase component 2 has translation MILLIDNYDSFTWNLYQYFCELGADVLVRRNDELTLAQIDALSPQKIVISPGPCTPDDAGISLEVIRYFSGKIPLLGVCLGHQAMAQAFGATVVRAAKVMHGKTSPITHNGQGVFQGLANPLTVTRYHSLVVAPETLPDCFEVTAWSETQEIMGIRHREWDMEGVQFHPESILSEQGHQLLANFLNR, from the coding sequence ATGATCCTGCTTATCGATAACTATGATTCTTTCACCTGGAACCTGTACCAATACTTCTGCGAACTGGGGGCAGATGTCCTTGTCAGGCGCAACGACGAGTTGACGCTGGCGCAAATTGACGCGCTGAGCCCGCAAAAAATCGTCATTTCCCCGGGACCCTGTACGCCGGATGACGCCGGTATTTCGCTGGAGGTTATTCGCTATTTCTCAGGGAAGATCCCACTGCTGGGCGTTTGTCTGGGGCACCAGGCGATGGCGCAGGCCTTTGGCGCGACCGTGGTTCGGGCGGCGAAAGTGATGCATGGTAAAACGTCGCCGATTACGCATAACGGGCAGGGCGTTTTTCAGGGGCTCGCCAATCCATTAACGGTAACGCGCTATCATTCTCTGGTGGTCGCTCCCGAAACCCTTCCTGACTGCTTTGAGGTGACCGCCTGGAGTGAAACGCAGGAGATCATGGGTATTCGCCACCGGGAGTGGGATATGGAAGGGGTGCAGTTTCACCCGGAGAGCATTCTCAGCGAACAGGGGCATCAGCTGCTGGCTAATTTCCTCAACCGGTGA
- the argD gene encoding bifunctional acetylornithine/succinyldiaminopimelate transaminase — protein sequence MATEQTAITRATFDEVILPIYAPAEFIPVKGKGSRVWDQQGKEYVDFAGGIAVTALGHCHPALVEALKTQGETLWHTSNVFTNEPALRLGRKLIDATFAERVLFMNSGTEANETAFKLARHYACVRHSPFKTKIIAFHNAFHGRSLFTVSVGGQPKYSDGFGPKPADIIHVPFNDLHAVKAVMDDHTCAVVIEPIQGEGGVTAATPAFLHGLRELCDQHQALLVFDEVQSGMGRTGSLFAYMHYGVTPDILTSAKALGGGFPVSAVLTTQEIASAFHVGSHGSTYGGNPLACAVAGAAFDIINTPEVLEGIQAKRQAFVQHLQKIDQQFDIFSDIRGMGLLIGAELKPQFKGRARDFLYAAANEGVMVLNAGPDVMRFAPSLVVEQTDIDEGMQRFAQAVAKVMG from the coding sequence ATGGCAACTGAACAAACTGCAATTACACGCGCGACATTCGATGAAGTGATTCTGCCGATTTATGCACCGGCTGAGTTTATCCCGGTAAAAGGGAAAGGGAGTCGAGTATGGGATCAACAGGGTAAAGAGTATGTTGATTTCGCGGGCGGCATTGCAGTTACCGCGTTAGGGCATTGTCATCCTGCGCTGGTTGAGGCGTTAAAAACCCAGGGTGAAACCCTGTGGCATACCAGCAACGTTTTCACCAACGAACCGGCGTTACGCTTAGGTCGTAAACTCATTGATGCGACTTTCGCCGAACGCGTACTGTTCATGAACTCCGGTACCGAAGCTAACGAAACCGCCTTTAAGCTGGCGCGCCACTATGCCTGCGTGCGTCATAGCCCGTTCAAAACCAAAATCATTGCCTTCCATAACGCGTTTCATGGTCGCTCGCTGTTTACCGTATCCGTCGGCGGGCAGCCGAAATATTCCGACGGCTTTGGACCAAAGCCGGCAGATATCATCCATGTCCCGTTTAACGATCTGCATGCGGTCAAAGCGGTGATGGACGATCACACCTGCGCGGTGGTGATCGAGCCTATTCAGGGCGAGGGTGGTGTTACTGCGGCAACGCCGGCATTCCTGCATGGCTTGCGTGAACTTTGTGATCAGCACCAGGCGCTGTTGGTATTTGATGAAGTACAGAGCGGGATGGGGCGTACTGGCTCACTGTTTGCCTATATGCACTACGGCGTGACGCCGGATATCCTCACCAGCGCCAAGGCGCTTGGTGGCGGTTTCCCGGTGAGCGCGGTGCTGACCACCCAGGAGATTGCCTCCGCGTTCCACGTGGGTTCACACGGCTCCACATACGGCGGTAACCCGCTGGCCTGCGCGGTTGCGGGAGCTGCGTTTGATATCATCAACACGCCGGAAGTGCTGGAAGGTATTCAGGCCAAACGCCAGGCGTTTGTTCAGCATTTGCAGAAAATTGACCAGCAGTTTGACATTTTCAGCGACATTCGCGGTATGGGACTGCTGATTGGCGCCGAACTGAAGCCGCAGTTTAAAGGCCGGGCGCGTGATTTCTTGTACGCCGCGGCGAATGAAGGCGTGATGGTACTGAACGCCGGACCGGACGTGATGCGTTTCGCGCCGTCGCTGGTGGTGGAGCAGACTGATATCGATGAAGGGATGCAGCGCTTCGCGCAGGCCGTGGCGAAAGTGATGGGTTGA